From one Triticum aestivum cultivar Chinese Spring chromosome 4B, IWGSC CS RefSeq v2.1, whole genome shotgun sequence genomic stretch:
- the LOC123094594 gene encoding heavy metal-associated isoprenylated plant protein 23, producing the protein MGGTLRFLSDVLLGSSSQRRHSKKRRQFNTVELKVKMDCDGCELKIRNTLANMKGAQSVEINRKQHKVTVKGFVEPQRVLRRVQSTGKRAELWPYVPYTNPYMAPVYDKRAPAGHVRKVEGVMPVSAGQEERLATLFSDDNPNACSVM; encoded by the exons ATGGGAGGCACCCTGCGGTTCCTGTCGGATGTGCTGCTAGGTAGCAGCAGCCAGAGGCGGCACAGCAAGAAGCGGAGGCAGTTCAACACGGTGGAGCTCAAGGTGAAGATGGACTGCGACGGCTGCGAGCTCAAGATCCGGAACACCCTCGCCAACATGAAAG GTGCTCAGTCAGTGGAGATCAACCGGAAGCAGCACAAGGTGACGGTGAAGGGGTTCGTGGAGCCGCAGCGTGTGCTGAGGAGAGTCCAGTCGACGGGGAAGCGGGCCGAGCTCTGGCCGTACGTGCCTTACACAAACCCCTACATGGCGCCGGTATACGACAAGCGGGCTCCCGCCGGCCACGTGCGCAAGGTGGAAGGTGTCATGCCGGTCTCTGCCGGCCAGGAGGAGCGCCTCGCCACGCTCTTCAGCGACGACAACCCAAACGCCTGCTCCGTCATGTAG